In Prosthecobacter debontii, the sequence GCCGCCGCCGAGCATGTGCTGCGCTTCATTCGAGAGTCGGAAGGAAAGCCGTTTTACATCAACTTCTGGCTCCATGAGACCCATCACCTCGTCGCCGCGACGGAGGAGCAGAAAGCACCTTATCCAGATACCCCGGAGCCGCAGCGCACCTATTACTCCGCCGTCACCCGTGCTGATGCTCAGGTGGGGCGTGTGCTGGATCTGCTGGATGAGCTGAAACTGGCGGACCATACGCTCGTCATCTTCTCCAGCGACAATGGGCCGGAAAATAGCATGTCTAAGCCTAACGATAAGTTTTACTACAGTGTTGGCGACACTGGAGGCCTGCGCGGGCGCAAGCGCAGCCTCTACATGGGCGGCGTGAATGTGCCTTTCCTGGTGCGCTGGCCGGGGCATGTGCCTGCGGGGCGTGTGGATAAGACCAGCGTCCTGGCTGGGGTGGACGTGATGCCCACCCTTCTAGCGGCGCTAAAGCTGGAGGGACCTGCAGGCTATCAGAGTGACGGCGTGAACATCATGGCCGCTCTGCGCGGGGAGCCCTTTGAACGCCCGCAACCACTGTTCTGGGAGTGGCGGGGGCCGAATAGCAAAGAAGCCGATTGGCCCCAACTGGCCATGCGAGAGGGGTTTCACACCTTGGTCATGAACCGGGAAGGGGATCGAACGGAGCTGTATGATCTGGCTCAAGATCGCGCCCAGCAGACCAATCTCGTCTCGAGCCAACCTGAACGCACGGCGGAGATGACTGCGGCGATTCGGGCTTGGCGGAAGACGCTTCCGGCACCGCTCCCCATCCCCGCTGAGATCTTAGCGGGTGAAAGGGCGCGCAAGAAGGAGGGGATGCCCGCCAGCAAGGAAGGACCCAAGCGGAAAACCCAGAGTCCTCAGGATCTCGCCGCTGTTTTTCAGCGTTGGGATCAAGACGCCAGTGGCAGCCTCAGCCTGGAGGAATACACCGATGGCCTGAGTGAGAAAAGCCGTGCTCGGGAGCGTTTTGCGGCCTTCGATCACGATGGCAATGGGCAAGTCAGCCGGGATGAGTTTGTGAATCGCTGAAGGTTTCATTCATTTTCGCGCTGCTTTTTGGCTGGAGAGTCGTTAGGATACAGGCATGACTCTCCCCCGCTCCGCAGGCCGCCAGATGAAGTTGTTTCATCTGGAGAGCCCGTTGCTGCAGCGGCTGGGAGGGGAGTTCTTTCAGGGACTGCCCTCAAGTCCAGGAGTGTATTTTTTCTTTGCCAGCAAGGCAGGGAATGATCTGCTCTACATCGGTCAATCGGGCGACCTCAAAGCACGGCTGACGAGCTACCGACACGTCACGCCCGAGAAGAATGCCCGCCGCACCTTGCGGCTGGTGCAGCGGACTCAGCGGATCGAGTGGCGTGCCTGTGCCACCCCTGCGGAAGCGGTGGAGTTGGAGCGTGTGCTGCTGCTGGAGTATCGTCCGCCTTTCAATCGGGCCGGTGTTTGGCAGGGCGAGCCGTGGTGGCTGCGTGTGGAGCCGGGTGAAGAAAGGCTGCAGCTCGCT encodes:
- a CDS encoding sulfatase-like hydrolase/transferase, yielding MNSILSRLSGRLVLGLFVGCFMPSMGVAVDRPNIVFIYADDWGWGDLACHGHPHLKTPNLDRLAREGTDFQQFVVCNPVCSPSRTAIVTGQYPARHQVHQHFAGHAENVARGMPDWLDPQAPLLPRVLHEAGYRTGHFGKWHLSGNGVGIEAPLPAAYGYDDAAVWTGPGKNVFEGTSVEKQAGGAHDRAGASFQTIAAAEHVLRFIRESEGKPFYINFWLHETHHLVAATEEQKAPYPDTPEPQRTYYSAVTRADAQVGRVLDLLDELKLADHTLVIFSSDNGPENSMSKPNDKFYYSVGDTGGLRGRKRSLYMGGVNVPFLVRWPGHVPAGRVDKTSVLAGVDVMPTLLAALKLEGPAGYQSDGVNIMAALRGEPFERPQPLFWEWRGPNSKEADWPQLAMREGFHTLVMNREGDRTELYDLAQDRAQQTNLVSSQPERTAEMTAAIRAWRKTLPAPLPIPAEILAGERARKKEGMPASKEGPKRKTQSPQDLAAVFQRWDQDASGSLSLEEYTDGLSEKSRARERFAAFDHDGNGQVSRDEFVNR
- a CDS encoding nucleotide excision repair endonuclease, whose amino-acid sequence is MTLPRSAGRQMKLFHLESPLLQRLGGEFFQGLPSSPGVYFFFASKAGNDLLYIGQSGDLKARLTSYRHVTPEKNARRTLRLVQRTQRIEWRACATPAEAVELERVLLLEYRPPFNRAGVWQGEPWWLRVEPGEERLQLALSRQPEGIGPLPSGFRHALGSLVRCLYRSLHPEHSLAEFPLGVFQHRFPLQIVLPVPQTRVAEVTEMIHGYVSGEVARLEPWLTALLAWPQELERMTWEEEVEALKRFAKKLGKEPLGVS